In Sphingobacterium sp. R2, the genomic stretch AAAAATCCTTTCCGAAAACGGAAAGGATTTTTTTATTATCCAAAGAATTTAGTCGGGTCAAAACCGTGCTCTTTCAACACATCATCTGGTACACCATTCCAGACTCCAGGTTTATTTCCTGCATAGCCGATATCTTTCACACCCATTTCACTCGTGTAAAATCCTGAGGAAGTCAGGTTGCGCATCAATGAAAAGAAGGCGGCACCTTGTTTCATTTCCGGTTTTGCCAAATCAGGGTAGGCAATATCATCTACCAATGCAAGTTGATCTTTTGCACTGCATTTGATAAATACTGTTCCGTAACGCTTTTTGGATTGGAGGTCGAGCCAACGAAGTCCGCCACGCATAGGGATTTTATTATCAGGCAAATCTTTTACGATAAATTCGATGAAATCGGGCACTCCCGCTTCCGAAGCACTTCCTGAAATGTTATCCTTAGGAATAATAATATCTGCCAAAACAGTGATTGTAGCCATTTCATGTTCGTCAAAAAACTTTTCGGCATATAATTGTTCCGT encodes the following:
- a CDS encoding gluconate 2-dehydrogenase subunit 3 family protein; the protein is MNRRESLRALGLIAAGSGLLTAACNSKDAKNAVADNSKKLPGVQDFEYERTEQLYAEKFFDEHEMATITVLADIIIPKDNISGSASEAGVPDFIEFIVKDLPDNKIPMRGGLRWLDLQSKKRYGTVFIKCSAKDQLALVDDIAYPDLAKPEMKQGAAFFSLMRNLTSSGFYTSEMGVKDIGYAGNKPGVWNGVPDDVLKEHGFDPTKFFG